The genomic segment GCGAAGGCGCGCTCGATGAGATTCTCCAGCTCGCGCACGTTGCCCGGGAAATCGTAGGCGCCCAGCGCGGCCAGGGCGTCGGGCGTGATCCCGCGCACCTCCCGTCGGAAGCGTTTGTTGAAGCGGCGGAGGAAGTGGTTCACCAGCGCGGGGATATCGTCCCGCCGCTCGCGCAGTGGCGGCAGCAGGATGCGGATCACGTTCAGCCGATAGTAGAGATCCTGGCGGAAGCTCCCGGCCTTCATCGCCTGCTCGAGATTGCGGTTGGTGGCCGCGATCACCCGCACGTCCACGAGATGGGCCTTGGTCGAGCCCACCGGACGCACCTGCATCTCCTGCAGCACCCGCAGGAGCTTGACCTGCAGCTCGGGCGGTAGCTCGGCGATCTCGTCCAGGAAGATGGTTCCGTCGTTGGCGCCCCGAAAGAGGCCGAGCGCGTCGGCGACGGCCCCCGAGAAGGCGCCGCGCACGTGGCCGAAGAATTCCGACTCCAGCAGATCGCGCGGGATGGCGCTGCAGTTCACCGGGATGAACGGCCCCTTGGCGCGCGCGGAGAGCCGGTGGATGGCCGCCGCCACCAGCTCCTTGCCGGTGCCGCTCTCGCCCTCGATGAGGATGGGCGAGTTCGTCACCGCGACCTTCCCGATGACGTCCTTCACGCGCTGCATGCCCGGCGAGCTGCCGATCAGCTCGTTGACGGTGAGTTCCTCGCCCAGGCGTACACGCAGCGAGTGCACCTCGCCGCGGAGGAACCGCCGCTCCATGAGCCGCTGCATC from the Candidatus Methylomirabilota bacterium genome contains:
- a CDS encoding sigma-54 dependent transcriptional regulator gives rise to the protein MEAARVLVVDDEPSILMLLNDALTQWGYQVICAGTGSEALTALKTQVFDAALTDVRMPDMSGLDLLREIKKRDESIEVVIMTGYPTISSAVEALKEGAYDYLSKPLILDELHHLMQRLMERRFLRGEVHSLRVRLGEELTVNELIGSSPGMQRVKDVIGKVAVTNSPILIEGESGTGKELVAAAIHRLSARAKGPFIPVNCSAIPRDLLESEFFGHVRGAFSGAVADALGLFRGANDGTIFLDEIAELPPELQVKLLRVLQEMQVRPVGSTKAHLVDVRVIAATNRNLEQAMKAGSFRQDLYYRLNVIRILLPPLRERRDDIPALVNHFLRRFNKRFRREVRGITPDALAALGAYDFPGNVRELENLIERAFAMGAREQITLADLPTLAAHPSVAPSADSRVIPTLAEVEKELILRALALHNNDKEEAARALGISRRTIYRRLKEYGKL